A region from the Mucilaginibacter sp. CSA2-8R genome encodes:
- a CDS encoding glycosyl hydrolase: MRLKYSFLTLLCCCTIFIANAQDWLKVTHPTAVQMRQSFKSPPLPYAQTMDYGLGKNFTPEGIAHDLDEIYKQGIRAISIEGVPGSPYPYLSDGYMQGVRMVVAELKKRNMHLWIIDEGQYPSGFSGGLISEKAPELRMQGLVLAKRMALQDNEKIDGHKLASNIVSAVAYNPATQQSKIIDVSTGTLNWPGMPGIWHIFLAEHRFKTAVTRSANNPKRIKDTSHSLIDYLNPEATRKWMEFTHERYKQYVGDEFGKTILGFRGDEPEFGFTPWSPKLPDVFKEKKGYDIRPYLATFMLPVLTAQQKLAKADFWDVWSDMFRDNYFKVIADWCTASHLEYTMHINHEDKLMDLARSEGDFFKTMRYVHIPGVDAIWHQIWYDNVTDFSKLASSAAHMYGRPRALSETFAAYTPKPTVTDVRWVLNEQMARGINLFEFMHWGSEYIKDTAFIPVSAYVNRATWLMANGTPTAKIALYCPTETMWLGNKQADSSLLTIGRQLLQHQLDFDYVDRQGITSVFKISKGSFINNSGQAYTAVIIPTVDVLNKDVLDKLTAFAQQGGKVYFIDQFPKTQASHTFIHASATHQPAWAKVIGNQMPPESFFEQLPHDISLSRSIPEVKYQHRHWQNADLYFLFNEGVVDQKFAVTVDGYGKASVWDADAGIIKSISSSSKTTVTTTLPVELKGHHSLFLVIEH; the protein is encoded by the coding sequence ATGAGACTAAAATATAGCTTCCTCACACTGTTATGCTGTTGCACGATATTTATCGCCAATGCACAAGATTGGTTAAAAGTCACGCATCCAACAGCGGTTCAGATGCGCCAAAGCTTTAAATCGCCTCCACTGCCCTACGCTCAAACTATGGACTACGGCTTGGGCAAAAACTTCACGCCCGAGGGTATAGCTCATGATTTAGATGAAATTTATAAGCAGGGTATCAGAGCTATCAGTATTGAGGGGGTACCCGGCTCGCCCTATCCTTATCTTTCAGACGGTTACATGCAAGGTGTAAGAATGGTGGTGGCCGAGTTAAAAAAGCGGAACATGCACCTATGGATTATTGACGAAGGCCAGTATCCAAGTGGCTTTTCCGGCGGCTTGATATCCGAAAAAGCACCGGAGCTGCGTATGCAGGGTTTAGTACTGGCTAAACGTATGGCCTTGCAGGATAATGAAAAGATTGATGGACATAAACTTGCATCAAACATTGTAAGTGCGGTTGCCTATAATCCGGCAACGCAACAGAGCAAAATTATTGATGTAAGCACCGGCACCTTAAATTGGCCGGGCATGCCGGGTATATGGCATATTTTTTTGGCCGAACATCGCTTTAAAACGGCGGTCACCCGCTCAGCCAATAATCCTAAACGCATTAAAGACACCTCACATTCCCTTATTGATTATTTAAACCCCGAGGCCACCCGTAAGTGGATGGAATTTACCCACGAGCGCTATAAGCAATACGTGGGCGACGAATTTGGTAAAACCATTTTAGGATTTCGCGGCGATGAACCGGAGTTTGGCTTTACGCCCTGGTCGCCAAAGTTGCCTGATGTTTTTAAGGAAAAAAAGGGGTATGATATCCGGCCTTACCTGGCCACCTTTATGCTCCCGGTGTTAACAGCACAGCAAAAGTTAGCTAAAGCCGATTTTTGGGACGTATGGTCGGACATGTTTCGGGACAATTATTTTAAAGTAATAGCCGATTGGTGCACGGCCAGTCACCTGGAGTACACTATGCACATCAACCATGAGGATAAACTGATGGATTTGGCCCGCAGCGAGGGTGACTTTTTTAAAACGATGCGCTATGTACACATACCAGGTGTAGATGCCATCTGGCACCAGATATGGTATGATAACGTTACTGACTTTTCTAAACTGGCATCGTCGGCCGCACATATGTATGGCCGGCCCCGTGCCCTTAGCGAAACTTTTGCCGCCTACACGCCCAAACCCACCGTTACTGATGTGCGCTGGGTTTTAAATGAGCAGATGGCCCGGGGAATTAACTTATTTGAGTTTATGCACTGGGGCTCGGAGTATATCAAAGATACTGCCTTTATACCCGTAAGTGCCTATGTTAACCGCGCTACCTGGTTAATGGCAAACGGCACACCTACAGCCAAAATTGCATTGTATTGCCCTACCGAAACCATGTGGTTAGGCAATAAGCAGGCAGACAGCAGCCTGCTGACTATCGGCAGGCAATTATTGCAGCATCAGCTTGATTTTGATTATGTAGACCGGCAAGGCATTACTTCTGTATTTAAAATCAGCAAGGGGTCGTTTATAAACAATAGCGGGCAGGCTTATACAGCGGTAATTATCCCAACGGTTGATGTATTAAATAAGGATGTTTTAGATAAGCTTACCGCTTTTGCACAGCAAGGGGGTAAGGTTTATTTTATAGATCAATTTCCAAAAACGCAAGCGAGCCATACTTTTATACATGCATCGGCTACGCATCAACCTGCATGGGCAAAAGTAATTGGTAATCAAATGCCCCCGGAAAGCTTTTTTGAGCAACTACCACATGATATTAGTTTAAGCAGATCTATACCCGAGGTTAAGTATCAACATCGCCATTGGCAAAATGCCGACCTGTATTTTTTGTTTAACGAAGGTGTGGTCGATCAAAAGTTTGCGGTTACAGTAGATGGTTACGGAAAGGCATCTGTATGGGATGCTGATGCTGGGATAATAAAAAGCATTTCCTCATCCTCCAAAACCACGGTCACAACTACGCTTCCCGTTGAGCTTAAAGGTCATCACAGTTTGTTTTTAGTTATTGAGCACTAA
- a CDS encoding glycoside hydrolase family 28 protein — MKRLPFISCTLLLFILTAYTVRKKEYVITNYGAVSDTVTINTLSIQKTIDQCAADGGGTVVIPPGTFISGSVFLKPKVNLHIAKNGILKGSVNPQDYTQIDTRWEGEEKKWSACLLNADGLTDIKIDGEGEIDGSGLVWTKRGWKGLSYGKPRLVGIQNCSNIEISGLQLHNQASWGLFVLYSKNIEIKNLHINAAHTIPSSDGIDIDSGSQIHITGCYIDVNDDCISIKSGKDEDGLRVNRPAENILIEKCTFGYGHGGVAMGSETSGGIRNVIVKDCIAEADNWAPIRFKTQPSRSGVVENITYQNILLKNTRKAFEFNMAWRMVNPKPAARVLPVVKNVRLINVSGTVKAVGDMHGLPGSPINGVIFQNCRLIADKGLTTDHVINIDTTGLRVKLSQP; from the coding sequence ATGAAACGACTACCTTTTATTTCCTGCACTCTGCTCCTCTTCATTTTAACAGCCTACACGGTAAGAAAGAAAGAATATGTGATTACCAATTATGGAGCGGTTAGCGATACGGTGACCATCAATACCTTATCTATCCAAAAAACGATTGACCAATGCGCCGCAGATGGTGGTGGTACGGTAGTGATACCGCCGGGAACTTTTATAAGCGGTTCGGTATTTTTAAAGCCTAAAGTGAATTTACATATAGCTAAAAACGGTATACTCAAAGGTTCGGTCAATCCTCAGGATTATACGCAGATTGACACCCGTTGGGAAGGCGAAGAAAAAAAATGGAGCGCCTGTTTGCTTAACGCAGATGGTTTAACCGACATTAAAATTGATGGTGAAGGAGAGATTGATGGCTCCGGCTTGGTTTGGACTAAACGCGGGTGGAAAGGCCTGTCCTACGGTAAACCACGACTGGTAGGCATACAAAACTGCAGCAATATCGAAATTTCGGGTTTGCAATTACACAACCAGGCTTCATGGGGTTTATTTGTCTTGTACAGCAAAAATATTGAAATTAAAAATCTGCACATTAACGCAGCGCATACCATTCCCAGTTCAGACGGTATAGACATTGACTCGGGCAGTCAAATTCATATCACCGGTTGCTATATTGATGTGAATGACGATTGTATTTCCATCAAATCGGGCAAAGATGAAGATGGCTTGCGGGTAAACCGGCCTGCCGAAAATATCCTGATAGAAAAATGCACGTTTGGCTATGGGCATGGCGGCGTTGCCATGGGTAGCGAAACCTCGGGCGGGATACGCAATGTAATTGTTAAAGATTGCATAGCCGAAGCTGATAATTGGGCGCCCATACGTTTTAAAACTCAACCCAGCCGCAGCGGTGTGGTCGAAAATATTACCTATCAAAACATCCTATTGAAAAACACCCGCAAGGCTTTCGAATTTAACATGGCCTGGCGTATGGTAAACCCTAAACCTGCCGCCCGTGTACTACCGGTAGTAAAAAACGTCAGATTAATTAATGTAAGCGGCACCGTAAAGGCAGTTGGCGATATGCACGGACTTCCAGGCAGTCCCATTAACGGTGTAATATTTCAAAACTGCCGTCTTATTGCTGATAAAGGACTAACAACAGACCACGTAATTAACATAGATACAACCGGCTTACGCGTTAAATTATCTCAACCTTAA
- a CDS encoding ATP-binding protein: MRLLRLWPVYFIILFAIHSNLLAASLNNKCTPCAKNGFIDLRRQSFDDILDLDGEWLFNWKQLLSPTQFEVKPSATVEFPALWKNIKVNGRAIPPIGYGTYRLTVLLPHGVSPLKISMPDVYCAYRFYVNGQLAAENGNVTTSPKNFVPRWQINEVDIPAKTDTLRLVLQVANFVHSKGGTNQSVLIGTKKIIELHSFRSNAIDLLLTGCLLMAGLFFLGLYLLGNRDKAILMFALFSIIYSYRIFGTDNYVLHTLLPNLSWYFTIQLEYISLFAGIGLFAFYCHYLYPKDQNSKMVYSVGAICAAFVAATLILSPWYFTQLISPFIVVSVVCICYVPYLYIKAYRNKRPGSVYSLISSFVLMSVFLISILHYWGVLPQTPMINFVGYMAFFFLQSLVLSHRVSFTLKRANSQAAEGLKAKSEFLSTMSHEIRTPLNSVIGLSHLLLKNEPRHDQQEHLNAMIFSANNLLNIVNDILDYSKIEAGKIAFENIEMDIAGLAAAVVKSLQTAAQDKGLDLQLAVDADLKCTVFGDPTRASQVITNLVHNAIKFTLKGQVTLSITVQSQTEHEVSLRIEVKDTGIGISLKNQALIFERFTQADSSTSRGFGGTGLGLSICKRILELQHSSLQLTSKEGAGSNFFFIQSFEKANSIVKPKVVEPKTTSDPKSLAGVQILLAEDNPMNVMVAQAFLKRWGASVEVAVNGQEALDKLDVDRHQLILMDIHMPVMDGYQTANRMRRNGVNTPIIALTATLPSEIGFDLAINGINDMLLKPFLPDELHAKISHHIFKNKTAVGTPLIKQEV; the protein is encoded by the coding sequence ATTATACTATTTGCTATCCATAGTAATCTATTAGCCGCAAGCTTAAATAATAAATGCACGCCTTGTGCCAAGAATGGTTTCATCGACTTACGCCGGCAATCTTTTGATGATATTTTAGATCTTGATGGCGAGTGGTTATTTAACTGGAAACAGCTATTAAGCCCCACGCAATTTGAAGTTAAACCATCTGCAACCGTCGAGTTTCCGGCCCTTTGGAAAAATATAAAAGTTAACGGCCGTGCTATACCTCCAATAGGATATGGAACATACAGACTTACCGTTTTACTGCCGCATGGTGTAAGTCCGTTAAAAATAAGCATGCCTGATGTGTATTGTGCCTATCGCTTTTATGTTAATGGGCAGTTAGCCGCTGAAAATGGCAATGTTACTACATCACCTAAAAACTTTGTGCCGCGCTGGCAAATCAATGAGGTAGATATACCCGCTAAAACAGACACACTGAGGCTTGTTTTACAAGTTGCCAATTTTGTTCATAGTAAAGGCGGTACCAATCAATCAGTGCTTATCGGCACTAAAAAAATTATTGAACTCCATAGTTTTCGCTCCAATGCTATCGACTTATTACTGACTGGGTGTTTGTTAATGGCCGGACTGTTCTTTTTAGGTTTATATCTGTTAGGCAACAGGGATAAAGCTATATTGATGTTTGCCCTGTTTTCAATTATTTACAGCTACCGGATTTTCGGTACCGACAATTATGTATTGCATACGTTGCTGCCTAATCTAAGCTGGTATTTTACCATCCAGCTCGAGTATATCAGCCTTTTTGCCGGCATCGGCCTGTTCGCATTTTACTGCCATTACCTGTACCCAAAAGACCAAAACAGTAAGATGGTTTATAGTGTAGGTGCTATCTGTGCGGCATTTGTAGCAGCTACTTTAATTTTGAGCCCGTGGTACTTCACACAGTTAATCAGCCCGTTTATTGTTGTGTCGGTTGTCTGTATATGTTATGTACCTTATTTGTATATCAAAGCCTATCGTAACAAGCGGCCAGGATCTGTCTATTCGCTAATAAGCAGTTTTGTATTAATGTCTGTATTCCTCATTTCAATATTACATTACTGGGGTGTTTTACCACAAACACCGATGATTAATTTTGTTGGGTACATGGCATTCTTTTTTTTACAGTCGCTGGTGCTTTCGCACCGGGTGTCGTTTACGCTTAAGCGTGCCAACTCGCAAGCTGCCGAAGGTTTAAAGGCAAAATCGGAGTTTTTGAGCACCATGAGCCATGAAATCAGAACGCCGCTTAATTCGGTAATTGGTTTAAGCCATTTATTACTCAAAAACGAACCCAGGCACGATCAGCAGGAGCATCTTAACGCCATGATATTTTCGGCCAATAACCTGCTCAATATTGTCAATGATATTTTAGACTACAGCAAAATAGAAGCAGGTAAAATTGCTTTCGAAAATATTGAGATGGATATAGCCGGGTTGGCTGCCGCTGTTGTTAAAAGTCTGCAAACTGCTGCGCAGGATAAGGGTTTGGATTTACAACTGGCGGTGGATGCCGATTTAAAGTGTACTGTTTTTGGTGACCCTACCCGTGCCTCGCAAGTTATAACCAATTTAGTGCACAACGCAATCAAATTTACTTTAAAGGGCCAGGTAACTTTGTCAATCACTGTTCAATCGCAAACAGAGCACGAGGTTTCCCTGCGCATTGAAGTAAAAGATACCGGGATAGGTATATCGTTAAAGAACCAGGCACTGATTTTTGAACGTTTTACTCAGGCGGATTCATCTACATCAAGAGGTTTTGGGGGTACAGGGTTAGGTTTGTCTATCTGTAAAAGAATACTTGAGCTGCAGCATTCTTCGTTACAATTAACCAGTAAAGAAGGCGCAGGCTCTAATTTCTTTTTTATTCAAAGCTTTGAGAAAGCAAACAGTATAGTTAAACCAAAAGTAGTTGAGCCCAAAACCACCAGCGATCCTAAGTCTCTTGCAGGTGTACAAATTTTACTGGCCGAAGATAACCCCATGAATGTGATGGTAGCCCAGGCGTTTTTAAAACGTTGGGGAGCATCGGTAGAAGTAGCTGTTAACGGGCAGGAAGCGCTTGACAAGCTGGATGTTGATCGGCATCAGCTTATTTTGATGGATATACATATGCCGGTGATGGATGGCTATCAAACAGCAAATAGGATGCGTCGTAATGGAGTAAACACGCCTATCATAGCTTTAACGGCAACATTGCCTTCCGAAATAGGATTTGACCTGGCCATTAATGGTATTAACGATATGCTGTTAAAGCCATTTTTGCCAGATGAGTTACATGCCAAAATTTCTCACCATATTTTTAAAAATAAAACTGCAGTTGGGACACCGCTTATTAAGCAGGAGGTTTAA